Proteins encoded together in one Calditrichota bacterium window:
- a CDS encoding deoxynucleoside kinase translates to MCSLKNKIFIALSGNIGCGKTTAAKIISQKFGFELFDEPVIDNRFLKLYYENMNRWSFTLQMEFLIRRVEHHELIDTVPKSCVQDRSLYEDPEIFAKYLHGLGHMSHDELNLYFEYFERLNSRLIKPDLIIYLQVDNVNVLLKRIRKRGRKEEQGITAEFLEGLGGYYMTFPQVCKNKYKVPVLTFNVTETDIRKNAGKEEFLAKVEQALK, encoded by the coding sequence ATTTGCTCGTTGAAAAATAAAATCTTCATTGCACTTTCCGGAAACATTGGCTGCGGCAAAACGACCGCGGCAAAAATTATCAGCCAGAAATTTGGTTTCGAGCTGTTTGACGAACCGGTCATTGACAATCGTTTTCTTAAACTTTACTACGAAAATATGAATCGCTGGAGTTTCACGCTGCAGATGGAATTTCTCATTCGCCGCGTAGAACACCACGAACTCATCGATACTGTGCCCAAGTCGTGCGTGCAGGATCGCTCGCTGTACGAAGATCCGGAAATTTTTGCTAAATATTTGCACGGGTTAGGGCACATGAGCCACGATGAGCTCAATCTTTATTTTGAATATTTCGAACGCTTGAACAGCCGCCTCATCAAACCGGATTTGATCATTTATTTGCAGGTTGACAACGTCAATGTGCTCCTCAAACGAATCCGCAAGCGCGGCAGAAAAGAGGAACAGGGAATCACTGCGGAATTTTTAGAGGGACTCGGCGGATATTACATGACTTTCCCGCAAGTCTGCAAAAATAAATACAAAGTGCCTGTGTTGACTTTCAATGTCACCGAAACCGACATCCGAA
- the sppA gene encoding signal peptide peptidase SppA, which translates to MKPIHVILYTLLTLFLVFVIFVFVMFLIFKGLSHTKPSVAKNSTLVISLSGDIPEYVPASEFPVAMRKNISMKVIMDDIEKAKVDDRIKGILLRVNTTFMGWAKIDELRDNLNDFKSSGKYVIAYLGSFVGEKEYYLALAADSIFAVPQSFMEMNGLIIESIHLPGMLEKIGITVDYFAFGKYKSHSGESFGRKKHTQPVLQMLNDILDWEYAHLVRGIANRLGKSEQEIKATIDRGYFNAEKFQELGWINGLRYEDQIEDMLKNLNGIKIDKKLKKISAQRYAEIPLTSLGLNKGKKRIALIYSQGLIQEGGDTFSPLTMGMTAGTDPMIQSIRRAVRSRSVKAIVFRVDSPGGSGLGCDLVWREIQKAKEKKPVIVSMSDYAASGGYWVSMGASAIVAQPSTMTGSIGIWSIFPNVSGLYKKLGLNESNVKRGAHADMFMGFKHLTDYERKLYRDNLYQSYVDFVTKAAESRGMTFEQMEPIAQGRTWMGEKAKELGLVDELGGLDKAIEVAREKAGIDSTEKVKIVVYAIKKPWFEKIFPSAVLAFFRNSKDKLNLQSIYESLQKIRRPLLWPLLPYQIILH; encoded by the coding sequence ATGAAACCCATTCATGTCATACTCTATACATTACTCACGCTATTCCTGGTGTTTGTGATTTTCGTATTCGTCATGTTTTTGATTTTTAAAGGTTTATCTCATACAAAACCCAGCGTGGCAAAAAATTCAACGCTCGTCATTTCCCTCAGCGGCGATATCCCCGAATATGTGCCCGCGTCTGAATTTCCAGTTGCCATGAGAAAAAATATCAGCATGAAAGTAATCATGGACGACATCGAAAAAGCCAAAGTCGATGATCGCATCAAAGGAATTTTGTTGCGCGTAAACACTACTTTCATGGGTTGGGCGAAAATTGATGAGCTTCGCGACAACCTCAATGATTTCAAAAGTTCGGGAAAATATGTCATCGCCTATCTGGGAAGTTTTGTCGGCGAGAAAGAATATTACCTGGCATTGGCAGCCGACAGCATTTTCGCCGTACCGCAAAGTTTCATGGAGATGAACGGCCTGATAATCGAATCCATCCATCTGCCGGGAATGCTGGAAAAAATCGGCATCACCGTGGATTATTTTGCCTTTGGCAAATACAAATCACATTCCGGTGAATCGTTCGGCAGAAAAAAACACACCCAGCCGGTTTTGCAAATGCTCAACGATATTCTGGACTGGGAATACGCGCATCTGGTCCGCGGTATCGCTAATAGACTCGGTAAATCAGAGCAGGAAATCAAAGCGACGATTGATCGCGGCTATTTCAACGCAGAAAAATTCCAGGAACTCGGCTGGATCAACGGCTTGCGTTACGAAGATCAGATTGAAGACATGCTCAAAAATTTGAACGGCATCAAAATTGATAAAAAATTGAAAAAAATTTCAGCACAGCGATATGCGGAAATTCCGTTAACATCGCTGGGATTAAATAAGGGCAAAAAACGCATTGCGCTCATCTACTCGCAGGGACTGATTCAGGAAGGCGGGGATACTTTCAGCCCGTTGACCATGGGCATGACTGCCGGTACCGATCCAATGATTCAATCCATCCGTCGCGCCGTGCGATCCCGCTCCGTGAAAGCGATTGTTTTTCGCGTGGATTCTCCCGGCGGCAGTGGTTTGGGCTGCGATCTGGTCTGGCGCGAAATTCAGAAGGCTAAAGAGAAAAAACCAGTTATCGTTTCCATGTCCGACTACGCCGCTTCCGGAGGCTACTGGGTTTCCATGGGCGCCAGTGCCATTGTGGCGCAGCCTTCCACAATGACCGGCTCCATCGGCATCTGGAGCATTTTCCCCAACGTGAGCGGTCTGTACAAGAAATTAGGCTTGAACGAAAGTAACGTAAAGCGCGGCGCTCATGCTGACATGTTCATGGGTTTCAAACATCTGACCGATTACGAAAGAAAACTTTACCGCGACAATCTCTATCAGAGTTACGTTGATTTTGTGACCAAAGCGGCAGAATCGCGCGGGATGACTTTTGAACAAATGGAGCCAATTGCGCAGGGCAGAACCTGGATGGGCGAAAAAGCAAAAGAATTGGGACTTGTCGATGAATTGGGCGGATTGGACAAAGCCATTGAAGTCGCCCGAGAAAAAGCGGGCATCGACTCCACGGAAAAAGTGAAGATTGTGGTTTATGCCATCAAAAAACCGTGGTTTGAGAAAATTTTTCCGTCAGCAGTTTTGGCATTTTTCCGTAATTCAAAAGATAAACTCAATTTGCAATCGATTTACGAATCTTTGCAAAAAATCAGACGACCGCTGCTGTGGCCGCTGCTGCCGTATCAGATTATTTTGCATTAA